A genomic segment from Malus domestica chromosome 05, GDT2T_hap1 encodes:
- the LOC103416298 gene encoding extensin-3-like, producing the protein MGKMGPSQVTSLVVTILVALVSLTLPSETSANYPYSSPPPPASPPYHYKSPPPPSPSPPVYSPPKHPYHPKSPPPSPKPYHYKSPPPPPPPVHSPPPPKEPYHYKSPPPPPKKPHHHKSPPPPPRKPYHPVHSPPPPKKPYHYKSPPPPPKKPYHPVHSPPPPKKPYHYKSPPPPPKKPYHPVHSPPPPKKPYHYKSPPPPPKKPYHPVHSPPPPKKPYHYQSPPPPPPHKKPHHPVHSPPPPKKPYHYTSPPPPPPVHKSPPPPVHSPPPPPIKPYKPPTPPTVHPPPAYIYSSPPPPHHY; encoded by the coding sequence ATGGGGAAAATGGGGCCTTCACAAGTGACCTCTCTTGTGGTCACTATACTAGTGGCACTAGTCTCTCTCACATTGCCTTCAGAAACTTCAGCTAACTACCCTTACTCATCTCCACCACCACCGGCTTCTCCTCCCTACCACTACAAGTCACCAccacctccttctccttctcctccagTGTACTCACCACCTAAGCATCCCTACCACCCCaagtcaccaccaccatcaccaaagCCTTACCACTACAAGtccccaccaccacctcctcctccaGTGCACTCACCACCCCCACCAAAGGAGCCTTACCACTACAagtctccaccaccaccacccaagAAACCTCACCATCACAAgtctcctccaccaccacccaGGAAGCCCTACCACCCGGTGCACTCACCCCCACCACCAAAGAAGCCTTACCATTACAAgtctcctccaccaccacccaAGAAGCCCTACCACCCGGTGCACTCACCCCCACCACCAAAGAAGCCTTACCATTACAAgtctcctccaccaccacccaAGAAGCCCTACCACCCGGTGCActccccaccaccaccaaagAAGCCTTACCATTACAAgtctcctccaccaccacccaAGAAGCCCTACCACCCGGTGCACTCACCCCCACCACCAAAGAAGCCTTACCATTACCaatccccaccaccaccaccaccacacaaGAAGCCTCACCACCCAGTTCACTCACCACCTCCACCTAAGAAGCCTTACCACTACACGTCTCCCCCACCACCCCCTCCAGTCCACAAGTCTCCTCCACCACCAGTTcactcaccaccaccaccacctattAAACCTTACAAGCCACCAACACCTCCAACAGTTCACCCACCACCCGCTTACATCTATTCATCACCCCCACCTCCTCACCACTACTAG
- the LOC103402230 gene encoding uncharacterized protein, translating to MIKRRFYKLEHGDKDGPSNLSSSSNSEIEPQATDDSDEEEEYDAVEQLKDDAQSCSTSSGYQSEDSSANKALKDDDASTGHEIPYLIADQLLVPVDLLDCIVKCKSTFKCKLCPRVVCLNEKSLRAHLKGMPRKKSKRQDKNGSKKRTRYGVWWSAI from the exons ATGATAAAGCGGCGATTCTACAAGCTAGAACATGGCGACAAAGATGGCCCCTCAAATTTGTCTTCATCCTCAAATTCGGAAATAGAACCACAAGCCACAGACGACtccgatgaagaagaagaatatgatgCAGTCGAACAACTCAAGGACGATGCTCAATCTTGCTCTACCTCCTCTGGATATCAGAGTGAGGATAGCTCAGCTAATAAAGCTTTGAAAGATGATGATGCTTCAACAGGACATGAAATACCATATCTTATTGCCGATCAGTTGCTTG TACCAGTAGATTTACTAGACTGTATCGTGAAATGCAAATCAACTTTCAAATGCAAGTTATGCCCTAGAGTTGTCTGTTTGAATGAGAAGAGTTTAAGGGCTCATCTGAAG GGTATGCCGagaaagaaaagtaaaagacaGGACAAGAATGGGTCGAAAAAGAGGACGAGATATGGTGTATGGTGGTCAGCAATCTAA